The genomic region ATAGTTGGTCCACATTCGTTGGAGGAAAAAGTGTTCTAAGTTTAGGGACACATTCCACTGATTCACATTCGGCGTCCCACCCCCGGTTCCCGGCGCAGGGTCCCAATCGAATTGGCATGAGTCTGCGTTCTCATGACCTGGGGGGGCTCCATTTGGTGCGTTCTCCGGAATTCCTCCATCGGTCATGTAGTGAATCGTCCATGCCGAGTCCGTCCAACTACTCTGCCGAGGCGGCGCACCCGGGTCAGTAATCATTTCAATGAGTTCATGGTCGATCCAATTGACCATCCCGTCGCCAGCAGCACCCCCGCCATCCGGGTATCCGTTCGGACCCTGGCTTTGATACATCTGGCAGAGTCCGGTACTCGGATTCGGGCACGACTCGGTGTCTCCAACCCAAAGCCAGTGCAGCTGAATGGGATACGGGATGCCCGTAGGATAAAAGGAAACGTCGTCGTGCCAGCCGCATTGATAGTTACCAAGGACGACAGCCCCGCATTCCCAACCGTAGTAGACATTGTCCCCCGTGATCACGACATACACGCCATTGGGATCGACTGGCAGCGCGCCCGCATCCAAGGTTTGAAGGAGCGCATTTGGTAACACTGGCTCCAGATCGGTGATCGTCGAAGACACCGTGCCCGAATAGATCGCGACTCCGCCATACTCGACATCGCTACCAACTACGTCTCCGCGAAGGTCGTTGTACTCGTTCAAGATCGCACCATAGTTCGAACCGCGCAACGCATTCAGGTAGAGGTCAATGACGTCAAAATCAGCTGCAGACACGTGGCCATACTCAAGAACGTAGACCTTGATCGTGCCAGCCATCACGTAGGAGCCGTCATACCCAATGCCGTTGGGCAACCCGTTGGTGAGATCGTTCCAGACGCGGTGGGGCACTGCCAAGATCTGCCAGTTTGGGGCGGACTCCGTTGACGTGGTACTCGACACTTCATTCCAGTGGTAACCGCTACCATTATTGAAGTCGAGCTCCACGCCCGTGAGCTGGCCGGTAGGCACGTCGTGAAAAGCGTACTGCATGACACCGCACACTGTTCCGGGTCCGAACGCGGTGCAGGTGTGAGGATGTTCCCAACTACCGGTGAGCAGTTCTACCTCGGACCCGTAGTCGGCAGGGCCGACCGTCGCCATCGTGTTGAAGGCTCCATTGTGTAAATTGGTGTGTATGAACACTCCGGCGTCCGGAGTGTCGCCATACATGAATGGTCGTACGTCGGCGTAATCTGCATACCCGTCATGGTCGAAGTCGCCCACGGCCATGAGCCACCGAGGTCCGGCGGCGCTGGTGCCGGATGCAATGACACCTGTCCCGCTTATTGGCGAGCCGAACCCACCATCATGATAGTTCTTGTAAACCCAGAACTGCCCCGTCGGGCGATAGTGCTCGACGATGTCTGCGAATCCGTCCCCGTCAAAGTCTCCCGCCATGAATTCCCAACCTGGGTCGCCGTTGGGGCTTTGGGTGGCATGGGTGTATCCGTGGCCCCAGTTGGTACCCGATGGTGCGAATCCGCCATCGCCGTAGTTCTGATGAACCCAAAACTCTCCGCTCGGAAGCCAGTGGTCGATGAAGTCCGCGCGGCCGTTTGCGCTGCTAAAAGACCCAACCAGTTGCTCCCATCCGCCAGTGGTGTTGGAGGACGCCGTCCCATTCTGTGAAGGTCGCCCGCCCCAATTCGCGGAGCTCCAGGTCGGTGGAGAGGTGTTCGCATTGAGATGGACCCAGAACTTGCCTGTGTCCCAAGACTCGTCGCTGTAGTCGATAAGCCCGTCGCCATCGTAGTCTGCTGCAGTGCCGACTCCGAACACCATGAATGGCGCGGCTCCGCCGTCGGGATAGGTGATGCGAGAAGTCGGGGTCGAAAGACTCGGAACCAACACGACGCTGCCAGCATCAGTCATCGACTCGACCGCGATCGCGCTTGGTGGGGGCCCGCCGTCCGAGAATTGTGTCGAGGCGACGACAGGAGCAGGAAGAACGACGGACATGGCGCCAACAATCAGCGCGCCAAATCGACCGTAGCTGCTGGCCATGTTAGGCTCCCGGGAATAGCAGGTAAGACGTCGATTCTGAGGATCGATGCGATGCTAGGTGATCTATGGTTTTGGCGTCGAGTAAACATTCCGGCACCCGTGAAGTGCGTGTAGGACACAGGGCCATGTCCGCCCTCTGTCTGCTGGGGCTCATCGTTGGAGTTGCTGCATGTAGCGGGAGCCAACCCGGTTCAAGCGGAACTGGAGCAACAACTTCGGCCGGGACGGCAGGAGGCACCGCGGGCTCGTCCTCGAGCGGGACGGCGGGAGGCACCGCGGGCTCGTCCTCGAGCGGGACGAGCACAATGGGGGGAAGTGGTGCAGCGTCCGGATCTTCCACAGGAGGTTCAAGCGCAAGTACAAGCGGTTCCGGCTCCACCACGTGCAGCCCCAATCCTGACTTCCACGTGATTGGCGCACCTGCCGATGCCGGGTGGGCAGACGGCGGAGATCTTCCGATCGATGCCTGCGTCGAAGGTTGCCAAGCACTCAACCCAAATCAGGTCATTTGGTGCCACGCCGTTCCTGCGGATGGGGGACTTGAGTGGGACTACGACTGCCAATTCATAGCCGAGTGCGGTTAGTCCGCCCGTCCCGGTGGATCGCCTTCAAGACGAGCATGGGGCTGACCCGAGGCTTAGCGCCTCTCTGATCTCGACCGCGGGCGTACCTCGATGTGAACGGCGGCGATTCGAGTTCCCGGATGCGGGACCGCGGCCCATGCGTCGTCGTCGAGCAGTGGGGTCTCGGCCGACTTCTATGGCGTGGTCTGCAGCTTCCGCCGAGTACTTCTCCGTCCCCCAGAAGCCGAAAGGCCCCAGGTCAACGACCTGGAGCCTTCCGTCATGGTGCCCGGGAAAGGACTCGAACCTTCATGGCCTTGCAGCCGCTAGACCCTGAATCTAGTGTGTCTACCAATTCCACCACCCGGGCAGACGGCGGGACTTATAGAGATCGACCCAAGCCGCGTCAAGGCGTCTTCGGCGGGTGAAAGCCGTCGCCCGCCGCCCTGCTCGCCCCTGCCACCTGACGCGGATCCGAAGTCGCGCTTCGCGTAGAGTCGTGCCGTGAAGAAGCCTCCTTCCAAGGTGCGACTGGCCGTCCGCGAGCTGCAGCTCGTGCTCAGCGTGGGCTGCGGGCTGCTCATCCTCTACTCGGTGGTGTTCGGCTCGCTGGTGCTGCGCTTCGAGCGTCCGCACACCGACAACGAGGTCGTGCTGGTGGCGCTGAGCCTGCTCCTCTCCCGCGGGCCGCTGCTGGTGCTGGCGCCGCTGCTCTGCTTCGCGGCGCGCTGGGTGGTGGACGTGAACCCCTGGCGGCTGGGCCTGGGCACGGCGCTGTTCGTGGAGCTCATGTTCCAGCTCTTGCGCTGGGTGACGGGCGGCTTCGACGAGGCGGGCGTCTTCAATGCCACGCTGGTGCTCCAGATCCTCTGCACGATGGGCGCGGGCGTGCTCGCGGGCTACGCGGCGCGCAAGGCCGCGACGCTGGTCACGGCGCACATGGCGCGCCAGGAAGCGGCGGCCGCCCAGTCGCCCGCGGCCGTGGCGCCGAAGGTCGATCTCGCCGAGCAGATGCGCCAGATCCAGGCTCAAGCGAACGCTCCGGCGACGCCGCCCGCCGAGGACGCCAAGCCGGCGCCGACGGGCACCGAGCCGCCGAAGTCCTAATCCACTTCCACCGCTCGCCGTTTCTCCAGACCTTCTCGGTCCTGCGTCCGAGCAGTGGCCGGCCGCGCGGGTGATCCGTAGCTTTCAATCCGGGCGTCGGGCGGCGGAGGCGGTGGGACATGGGGCGGGCGATGGGGCTCGCCGCGGCGTTGTGCCTGGCAGTGGGCACGGCCGCGGCGCGAACGCCCCCGAGCAAGCAAGCGAGCGATGACCGGCCCTGGACCGAGCGGGCCCTGCTCCCGCCCTCGCGCGCGACGGGACCCGACGTCGCAGGGCTCGTCCGCGCCACCAGCCGCTGCGTGGTGAGCATCACCACCCACGAGCCGAGCCGCCCCGATGCCGACGACGGCGGCGAAGCGGCGCCCGCGGTGGCCGGCGCGCTGCGTCCACCGCAGCTCGAGAAGGGCGTGGGCTCGGGCTTCATCGTCCGCGAGGACGGCCTGGTGCTCACCAACGCGCACGTGGTGCAGGGCGCGCGCGCCATCCACGTGACCGTCGCCGACCAGGGCGTGCCCCAGAAGCTCCCCGCAGAGCTGGTGGGCATGGACGCCGCCGCCGACGTGGCCCTCCTCCGCGTGCGCGCGGGCCGCAAGCTGCCCGTGCTCCCTCTCGGAGAGAGCGACGCCATCCAGGTCGGCCAGTGGGTGGTCGCGCAGGGCAGCCCGTTCGGGCTGGCGCACACGGTGAGCGTGGGCGTGGTGTCGTACGTGGGCCGCAGCGACGTCACCCCCGAAGGCTTCTCCGGCTTCCGCGACTACCTGCAGACCGACGCCGCCATCAACCCCGGCAGCTCCGGCGGGCCGCTCTGCGATCTGCGCGGCCGGGTGGTGGGCATCGTGGACGCCGTGAATCCCACGGGACAAGGCATCGCCTTCGCCATGCCCATCGACATGGCCAAGCGGGTGCTGCCCTCGCTGCTGGCGTCGGGCGGCGTGCGGCCGAGCTGGTTGGGCCTCAAGGTCGAGGACCTGAGCGCCGACCTCGCCCGCGCCTTCCACGTGCGCGGCGCAGACGGCGTGGTGGTCTCCGAGCTCGAGGCGGAGGGGCCCGCTGCCAAGGCGGGGCTGCGTCCGGGAGACGTGGTCGTCCGCTTCGACGGGCACCCGGTGCGCCACGCCCAGCACCTGCGCTGGCTGGTGGAGGCCGCGCCGGTGGACCGGCCGGTGAAGATCTGGCTGCTGCGAAAAGGAAGGCTGGTTTCACTGCCCGTGAAACCCACGCCTGCGCCGGCCCCGCTCGTCGAGGCGCAGGAGCTGGCGGCGCTGGGGGCGCAGGTGGCGCAGCTCGATGTGCCCACCGCGCGCTCCGTCGGACTCGCATTGCCCAACGGCGCGCGGGTGATGACGGTGCGCGACGACGGTCCGGCGCGCGCGGCGGGCATCCGCGAAGGCGACGTGGTGACCCGCGCGGGTGGGCTCGAGGTGGCCGAGCCGGACGATCTCGCGCGGGCGCTGATGGCCGCGGGCGAGCAGCCGATGCCGCTCACGATCCGCCGAGGCTCGCACGTGCTGCACCTGCAGCTCCACGCGCGCTGACCGCCGCAAATGCCCAATTGGGCACCTCCGAACGAGCCACGAACCACGAGCGTGCGCCCGCTTGGGATTGGCGCACGTTCACGCGTCTTCTGCTATACGCTGCGCCCGACCGACTCCCGACGGAACGGAGCGCAGAAAAATGGTCCACGTCCTCGTCGTCTCGATGCTGCTCGCGCAGGCCGGTACGCCCGCGCCCGCGCCCGCATCGACGACCTCCACCGGCGCCGACAACCTCTGGCTGGTGGCCCCGCTGTACCCCGGCCAGGAGATCCTCGTCGGCCGCACCGAGAAGGCCATCCACGACCTGTTGCCGCAAGGCTCGGTCGACCTGGTGGGCCTCGCCGCGCTGCAGACGCTGGCCCAGCAGCACAAGGGCGACCTCGGCTGCGCCCTCGGCGAGACGGTCTGCGCCAGCCCGGTGGACCAGTACCTGCGCGGCCTCGGCCTCGCCAAGCTGGTGCTCATCAAGGGCGGCCAGGAAGAGCCCAACTACCGCTTCGACGTCACCAGCATCGACCTCACCACCGGCGACCAGCGCAACGCCTCCGGCCAGGGCCCGGTGCTGGAGAAGGCGCTCCTCGCCGCGCTGGTGAAGGTCGCGCCGCTCGCGTCGGTGCTGAAGGTCACGTCGACGCCGCCGGGCCTCGACCTGTACGTGGACAACGAGAAGATCGGCAAGACGCCCTACGAGGGCCAGATCCTCCCCGGCGAGCGCAACATCAAGATCACCGGCCAAGGCTATCAGGACCTGGTGAAGACCATCACCGTGCCCGCGCGCGGCAACGTGAGCCTCGACGAGAAGGTCTCGCTCCTGCCCAGCACGCTCATCATCAAGCCCCTGCAGAAAGCCGCCGCCATCTACATCGACGGCAAGGCGGTGGGCGCGGGCGATGTCACCACGCCCGTCGAGCCGGGCACGCACACCATCACCGCCAAGCTCGAGGGCTACCAGGACTACGAGAAGCAGGTCACCGTACCGCCCAACGGCCAGACCACCGACGTGCCCGATCTCTCGCCCACCACCGAGAGCGGGATCATGAAGCGCACCATGTACATCGAGGTCGGCTTCGCGCAGGAGATGCTCCGCAAGCGCTCGGGCACGTACAAGGTGAACGCCAAGCCGATGAACACCGTGGACACCTCGCTCGGTCCCGACGGCGCCATCACCAACCCGCCGGTGGGCGCGATGAACGGCGCCAACACCGGCCGCGGCTTCACCATCGACTGGGGCCAGCAGCGCGAGCACTTCGGCCTCTTGTTGCTGGGCGTCAGCTACCTGGCCAGCTCCAGCGACGCCACCCGCGCCTACCCGAACTCCAAGAACGGCGCCTTCAACGACCCCAACCTCTATGCCGTACCCGCGACCTACGGCGACTCGTTCGACCTGCACTTCGTGCAGCCGCAGGTGAACTTCGTGGTGTGGCACATCATGGGCTACGTGCAGGCCGGCCTGGGGGTGCGCTCGCTGAAGATCAACACCCCGAGCTACCAGGACGACGTGCCCGAGCTGGGCGTCCACGGCGTCAAGCACACCGACGGCTATCTCGACGTGGCCCCGTACGGCGAAGTGAAGGTGGGCCTCCGCGGCTACCTCATCGAGGGCGCGTACATCTCGGCCGACTACCACTTGAAGTACGTGGAGGCGGTGAACGGCCCCAACGGCTTCGAGAGCCTCTCTCCGACTGACGGCTTCACGGCCGGCTTCGGCTACGCGTTCTAGGAGACGACCATGCGCAACGTGATCGCCACCTTTGCCGTCCTCTTCGTCGCCGCCACCGCGCACGCCGCCGCCTCGCCGACCGCCATGGTCGGGCCGGGCGTGGGCAACGTGGACCTGCTCGTGACCCAGGGCCTCAAGGACTACAACGCGGGCCACTACGAGCAGGCCCGCGACGAGTTCCTGAAGTCGCTCCGGGCCAAGCCGGACAACGTGCCCGCGTACCTCTCGCTGGCGCGCAGCTATCTGCAGACCAAGCAGATCGCGCTCAGCTGCTGGACGTACCGCGTGTTCCTCAAGGCCGCGCCGCAGTCGCCCGACCGCGACAAGGCACAGGCCGAGAGCGAGAACTGCCAGAAGCAGATGGCGGGGCTGAAGCCGGTGCCGGCCGACCCGGGAATTGCGTTTGTGGACCAAAAGGCGGCGTTCCAGGAGGCGGCCGAGGGCGGCAAGCTGCTGGGCGCGGGCTCGGCGAGCGCGGTCCTGGAGCAGATGCTCAAGGACGGCTACGCGGCCCCCGACCTCGCGGACATGGCCGCCAAGCTGCGCACCGCGGCCGAGACCGCGGCCAACACCGGCTACCAGAAGGCCGTGAACCACGAGGACCTGGACCCGGTCTCGCTGCGCAACACCGCGGCGCTCTTCCAGCTCGCGCAGGACGTGGGCGCGACGGATGCGACCTACGCGCCGCGCGCGCGCTTCACCGAGGCGCTCGCCAATCTGCAGGAGCACAAGTACCCCGAGGCCGAGAAGGGGTTCGCGAGCGCGATGGGCGCGGGCAACGACAAGGACGCCAAGTTCTACGCCGCGGTGTCCGTGTACCGCTCGGGCGACCACAAGCGCGCGCTGCAGCAGCTGGAGAAGGAGCTGCCGGATGATCCGCGCACCAAGCTGCTCAAGGTGGACGCGGCCATCGCGCAGGATCCGCAGAAGGGCGCCCAGGAGCTGGAGAAGCTGCTCTTCGACGTGCGCTTCAAGTCGAGCTGACGCGGTAGTAGCGCTCGTAGAACGTCATCTGCTTCGCGGGCGAGTACCCGTCGAAGTTTCCCGCGCGCTCGCACTCCGCGATCCGCGCGAGCGCGCGCTGCGCCTCGCTCGAGCCATGACCTGCCAGGAAGCGCTTGGTCGCGTCGAGGCCGGCGCCTAAGAGGTACTCCATG from Deltaproteobacteria bacterium harbors:
- a CDS encoding trypsin-like peptidase domain-containing protein; the protein is MGRAMGLAAALCLAVGTAAARTPPSKQASDDRPWTERALLPPSRATGPDVAGLVRATSRCVVSITTHEPSRPDADDGGEAAPAVAGALRPPQLEKGVGSGFIVREDGLVLTNAHVVQGARAIHVTVADQGVPQKLPAELVGMDAAADVALLRVRAGRKLPVLPLGESDAIQVGQWVVAQGSPFGLAHTVSVGVVSYVGRSDVTPEGFSGFRDYLQTDAAINPGSSGGPLCDLRGRVVGIVDAVNPTGQGIAFAMPIDMAKRVLPSLLASGGVRPSWLGLKVEDLSADLARAFHVRGADGVVVSELEAEGPAAKAGLRPGDVVVRFDGHPVRHAQHLRWLVEAAPVDRPVKIWLLRKGRLVSLPVKPTPAPAPLVEAQELAALGAQVAQLDVPTARSVGLALPNGARVMTVRDDGPARAAGIREGDVVTRAGGLEVAEPDDLARALMAAGEQPMPLTIRRGSHVLHLQLHAR
- a CDS encoding PEGA domain-containing protein produces the protein MVHVLVVSMLLAQAGTPAPAPASTTSTGADNLWLVAPLYPGQEILVGRTEKAIHDLLPQGSVDLVGLAALQTLAQQHKGDLGCALGETVCASPVDQYLRGLGLAKLVLIKGGQEEPNYRFDVTSIDLTTGDQRNASGQGPVLEKALLAALVKVAPLASVLKVTSTPPGLDLYVDNEKIGKTPYEGQILPGERNIKITGQGYQDLVKTITVPARGNVSLDEKVSLLPSTLIIKPLQKAAAIYIDGKAVGAGDVTTPVEPGTHTITAKLEGYQDYEKQVTVPPNGQTTDVPDLSPTTESGIMKRTMYIEVGFAQEMLRKRSGTYKVNAKPMNTVDTSLGPDGAITNPPVGAMNGANTGRGFTIDWGQQREHFGLLLLGVSYLASSSDATRAYPNSKNGAFNDPNLYAVPATYGDSFDLHFVQPQVNFVVWHIMGYVQAGLGVRSLKINTPSYQDDVPELGVHGVKHTDGYLDVAPYGEVKVGLRGYLIEGAYISADYHLKYVEAVNGPNGFESLSPTDGFTAGFGYAF